One stretch of Streptomyces sp. NBC_01363 DNA includes these proteins:
- the ltrA gene encoding group II intron reverse transcriptase/maturase — translation MDVLRRAWAGVCANRGAPGVDGMTVDAVETSGVDAFLQDLSRKLRMYTYRPSVLRRVQIPKPGRPGEFRPLSIPTVADRVVMTAAKLVLEPVFEAQFTEASYGFRPKRSAIDACEAVRVAANQRREWVFEADIRDCFGTIGHEALMAQVARRVVDRPMLKLIRAWLRMGVLEGGVTSPTGAGTPQGSPISPLLANVALHVLDEAWQREGRRLGTLVRYCDDFVVLSPTEQRAEQARELAARVLERLGMRLHPEKTGIVCLTRGGQGFDFLGFHHRKRESWKWRGRYYLQRWPSARAMWVLRDKVRAATARSKTERPVSAVVTDLNPVLRGWAAYFRNGNSGRKFNVVDGYVHERLAISPARNTDSRAGIGPPDLLMGGSPGSASTVLPETYAGRQRMPVGERCRKAVCGRTACTV, via the coding sequence ATGGACGTTCTTCGGCGGGCATGGGCCGGTGTGTGCGCAAACCGAGGCGCCCCTGGCGTGGACGGTATGACCGTCGACGCGGTGGAAACCTCGGGGGTGGATGCATTCCTCCAGGACCTTTCGCGGAAACTGCGGATGTATACGTATCGTCCGTCAGTGTTGCGGCGGGTCCAGATTCCCAAACCGGGGCGGCCTGGGGAGTTCCGGCCGCTTTCGATCCCCACCGTGGCGGACCGTGTGGTGATGACGGCTGCGAAACTGGTCCTTGAACCAGTATTCGAGGCTCAGTTCACCGAGGCGAGCTACGGATTCCGGCCGAAGCGGTCCGCGATCGACGCCTGCGAGGCAGTGCGTGTCGCGGCGAACCAGCGGCGGGAGTGGGTGTTCGAGGCCGACATCCGGGACTGCTTCGGCACGATCGGTCATGAGGCGCTGATGGCCCAGGTGGCCCGGCGTGTGGTGGACCGGCCGATGCTGAAGCTGATCCGGGCCTGGCTGAGGATGGGAGTTCTGGAGGGCGGGGTGACGTCCCCGACCGGGGCGGGAACCCCGCAGGGATCACCGATTTCCCCGTTGCTGGCGAATGTCGCGCTGCACGTTCTCGATGAGGCGTGGCAGCGCGAGGGCCGCCGGCTGGGGACGCTGGTGAGGTACTGCGATGATTTCGTGGTCCTGTCGCCGACCGAACAACGGGCGGAACAGGCCCGTGAGTTAGCGGCACGAGTGCTGGAAAGACTCGGTATGCGGTTGCACCCCGAGAAGACCGGCATCGTCTGCCTCACCCGAGGCGGGCAAGGATTCGATTTCCTCGGCTTCCACCACCGGAAGAGGGAATCGTGGAAATGGCGGGGCAGGTACTACTTGCAACGCTGGCCTTCAGCCAGAGCGATGTGGGTACTGCGTGACAAGGTCCGCGCGGCGACCGCTCGCTCGAAAACTGAGCGGCCGGTATCCGCCGTAGTAACCGATCTCAACCCCGTACTGCGGGGATGGGCTGCGTACTTCCGCAACGGAAACTCCGGAAGGAAGTTCAACGTGGTCGACGGTTACGTCCACGAGCGGCTGGCGATCTCGCCAGCACGAAACACAGACTCGCGGGCAGGAATTGGGCCACCCGATTTACTTATGGGTGGATCACCCGGCTCGGCGTCTACCGTCTTACCGGAAACGTACGCAGGGCGACAGCGCATGCCAGTCGGTGAACGATGTCGGAAAGCCGTGTGCGGGAGAACTGCATGCACGGTTTGA
- a CDS encoding DUF5996 family protein, translating to MSERLNAWPTLVFEDLAPMVDYVNRVVQVAGKYTLDEPFEVGWGNIVLNVTPRGLSTPTFRQRGVTFTVHYSLLDGGVVIEADNGARTVPLSKGSVAMFYASFCDAADELGIHRPRSSLICEIPDAPPRFEDDHVERTWDGHAARLIWTALNLAADGLEAWQAPFLGHRPRVGVMWGGFDLSATRFRAQPTVPPPHQPPFMQNAQLDEYVSVGFSFGDAKAPNVGMYAYIWPQPIGLGGRSWGVEGAAWHPDAGLVRLPWAELRETADPHQAIVAFGDAVYDAAVETAGWPSDLVGPRVEGWYMSRTPPALVQHQHG from the coding sequence GTGAGCGAACGTCTCAATGCGTGGCCGACGCTGGTCTTTGAGGACCTGGCGCCCATGGTTGACTACGTGAACCGGGTGGTACAGGTTGCAGGTAAATACACCCTTGACGAGCCCTTCGAAGTCGGCTGGGGAAACATCGTCCTCAATGTCACCCCCCGGGGGCTCAGTACGCCGACCTTTCGGCAGCGAGGCGTGACCTTCACGGTGCACTACAGCTTGCTCGACGGTGGCGTGGTCATCGAGGCCGACAACGGCGCGCGGACGGTGCCGTTGTCCAAGGGATCAGTCGCCATGTTCTATGCGTCCTTCTGCGATGCGGCGGACGAACTCGGCATACACCGACCGCGCAGCTCGTTGATCTGTGAGATTCCGGATGCCCCGCCGCGTTTCGAGGACGATCACGTCGAACGCACCTGGGATGGCCACGCGGCCCGGCTGATCTGGACAGCGTTGAACCTTGCCGCTGACGGGCTCGAGGCGTGGCAGGCCCCCTTCCTGGGACACCGCCCCCGGGTCGGTGTGATGTGGGGCGGCTTCGACCTGTCCGCCACACGTTTCCGGGCGCAGCCCACCGTGCCGCCGCCCCACCAGCCGCCGTTCATGCAGAACGCCCAGCTCGACGAGTACGTGTCGGTGGGATTCTCCTTCGGGGATGCCAAGGCGCCGAACGTGGGCATGTACGCGTACATCTGGCCCCAGCCGATCGGTCTCGGGGGCCGGTCCTGGGGTGTTGAGGGCGCCGCCTGGCATCCCGACGCTGGTCTGGTTCGTCTGCCGTGGGCCGAGCTCAGGGAGACAGCGGACCCGCACCAGGCCATTGTGGCGTTCGGTGACGCCGTCTACGATGCCGCCGTCGAGACGGCAGGCTGGCCGTCCGACCTCGTCGGACCACGCGTCGAGGGTTGGTACATGAGCAGGACACCGCCCGCGCTCGTCCAGCACCAGCACGGCTGA
- a CDS encoding ISAs1 family transposase — translation MHLPQAASGASRPEAVVPSGLLAALAQVPDPRNPRGVRFRLATLLAVGVCALTSAGHNSLTAIAEWVRRCDQDVLARLGCPFDPFTGRFKAPGERTLRDVFARVDPALLTAAGFTRLTTLQARPISATTPDGTVEREQRRAHHTAQHETDPPQPRRTAFAVDGKCLRGAVRADGSRVFVLSAVRHHDALTAALREIGAKTNEIPEFAPLLDTLDDQDLAGSVVTVDALHAQTSHARYLVEDRQAHYLLSVKNNQPTLARQLTKLPWKQVPVLDQSRDRGHGREEVREAKVVSVDGLLFPHARQVVRIHRKRRRIGTSKWQTETVYAVTDLATHQASPAEIAAWARGHWIIENTVHWTKDVTFAEDASQIRRHRTPAVMSALRDLARATLRRSGWANIASGRRAHTHPAATLTLHGIP, via the coding sequence CTGCACCTGCCACAGGCCGCGTCCGGGGCGTCACGGCCCGAGGCGGTGGTGCCGTCCGGTCTGCTCGCCGCACTGGCCCAGGTGCCAGATCCGAGGAATCCGCGCGGCGTGCGGTTCCGGCTGGCAACGCTGCTCGCGGTCGGCGTATGTGCACTCACCAGCGCCGGACACAACTCCCTAACCGCCATTGCCGAGTGGGTACGCCGCTGCGACCAGGATGTACTGGCCCGGCTGGGCTGCCCCTTCGACCCCTTTACCGGCCGGTTCAAGGCTCCGGGCGAGCGCACCCTGCGCGACGTATTTGCCCGCGTCGACCCCGCGCTACTCACCGCCGCCGGTTTCACCAGACTCACCACACTCCAGGCCCGCCCGATATCCGCAACAACCCCGGACGGGACCGTAGAGCGCGAACAGCGCCGCGCCCACCACACCGCCCAGCACGAGACGGACCCGCCGCAACCACGTCGTACGGCCTTCGCCGTGGACGGCAAATGCCTACGCGGAGCTGTCCGTGCGGACGGCAGCCGCGTCTTCGTCCTGTCCGCAGTGCGCCACCACGATGCGTTGACCGCCGCTCTACGCGAGATCGGTGCGAAGACGAACGAGATCCCCGAGTTCGCTCCGCTGCTGGACACCCTCGATGATCAGGATCTGGCCGGCTCCGTCGTCACCGTCGACGCCCTGCATGCCCAGACGAGTCACGCTCGCTACCTTGTCGAGGACCGCCAGGCCCACTACCTGCTGTCGGTGAAGAACAACCAGCCCACCCTGGCCCGTCAGTTGACCAAACTGCCCTGGAAGCAGGTACCGGTCCTCGATCAGTCCCGCGACCGCGGGCACGGCCGGGAGGAGGTCCGCGAGGCGAAGGTGGTGAGCGTGGACGGACTGCTGTTCCCCCATGCCCGCCAGGTTGTTCGCATCCACCGCAAACGCCGCCGAATCGGGACATCGAAGTGGCAGACCGAGACTGTCTACGCCGTCACCGATCTCGCGACCCATCAGGCGTCTCCCGCTGAGATCGCTGCATGGGCGCGCGGCCACTGGATCATCGAGAACACCGTCCACTGGACGAAAGACGTGACCTTCGCCGAAGACGCCAGTCAGATCCGCCGGCATCGCACCCCCGCCGTCATGAGCGCCCTGCGCGATCTTGCCCGCGCCACCCTCCGCCGCTCCGGATGGGCCAACATCGCCAGCGGCCGGCGAGCCCACACGCACCCCGCAGCCACGCTCACCCTCCACGGGATTCCATGA
- the ltrA gene encoding group II intron reverse transcriptase/maturase has translation MSAVSASSIRREESAAGPGRRPLDKVRALQRALYHCAKQEPERRFHALYGHVHRMDVLRRAWAGVCANRGAPGVDGMTVDAVETSGVDAFLQDLSRKLRMYTYRPSVLRRVQIPKPGRPGEFRPLSIPTVADRVVMTAAKLVLEPVFEAQFTEASYGFRPKRSAIDACEAVRVAANQRREWVFEADIRDCFGTIGHEALMAQVARRVVDRPMLKLIRAWLRMGVLEGGVTSPTGAGTPQGSPISPLLANVALHVLDEAWQREGRRLGTLVRYCDDFVVLSPTEQRAEQARELAARVLERLGMRLHPEKTGIVCLTRGGQGFDFLGFHHRKRESWKWRGRYYLQRWPSARAMWVLRDKVRAATARSKTERPVSAVVTDLNPVLRGWAAYFRNGNSGRKFNVVDGYVHERLAIFASTKHRLAGRNWATRFTYGWITRLGVYRLTGNVRRATAHASR, from the coding sequence ATGAGTGCCGTTTCGGCTAGTTCCATCCGCCGGGAGGAAAGCGCCGCGGGACCGGGCCGCCGTCCTCTGGACAAGGTCCGAGCCCTGCAACGGGCGCTGTACCACTGTGCCAAGCAAGAGCCCGAACGCCGGTTTCACGCCCTGTATGGCCATGTCCACCGCATGGACGTTCTTCGGCGGGCATGGGCCGGTGTGTGCGCAAACCGAGGCGCCCCTGGCGTGGACGGTATGACCGTCGACGCGGTGGAAACCTCGGGGGTGGATGCATTCCTCCAGGACCTTTCGCGGAAACTGCGGATGTATACGTATCGTCCGTCAGTGTTGCGGCGGGTCCAGATTCCCAAACCGGGGCGGCCTGGGGAGTTCCGGCCGCTTTCGATCCCCACCGTGGCGGACCGTGTGGTGATGACGGCTGCGAAACTGGTCCTTGAACCAGTATTCGAGGCTCAGTTCACCGAGGCGAGCTACGGATTCCGGCCGAAGCGGTCCGCGATCGACGCCTGCGAGGCAGTGCGTGTCGCGGCGAACCAGCGGCGGGAGTGGGTGTTCGAGGCCGACATCCGGGACTGCTTCGGCACGATCGGTCATGAGGCGCTGATGGCCCAGGTGGCCCGGCGTGTGGTGGACCGGCCGATGCTGAAGCTGATCCGGGCCTGGCTGAGGATGGGAGTTCTGGAGGGCGGGGTGACGTCCCCGACCGGGGCGGGAACCCCGCAGGGATCACCGATTTCCCCGTTGCTGGCGAATGTCGCGCTGCACGTTCTCGATGAGGCGTGGCAGCGCGAGGGCCGCCGGCTGGGGACGCTGGTGAGGTACTGCGATGATTTCGTGGTCCTGTCGCCGACCGAACAACGGGCGGAACAGGCCCGTGAGTTAGCGGCACGAGTGCTGGAAAGACTCGGTATGCGGTTGCACCCCGAGAAGACCGGCATCGTCTGCCTCACCCGAGGCGGGCAAGGATTCGATTTCCTCGGCTTCCACCACCGGAAGAGGGAATCGTGGAAATGGCGGGGCAGGTACTACTTGCAACGCTGGCCTTCAGCCAGAGCGATGTGGGTACTGCGTGACAAGGTCCGCGCGGCGACCGCTCGCTCGAAAACTGAGCGGCCGGTATCCGCCGTAGTAACCGATCTCAACCCCGTACTGCGGGGATGGGCTGCGTACTTCCGCAACGGAAACTCCGGAAGGAAGTTCAACGTGGTCGACGGTTACGTCCACGAGCGGCTGGCGATCTTCGCCAGCACGAAACACAGACTCGCGGGCAGGAATTGGGCCACCCGATTTACTTATGGGTGGATCACCCGGCTCGGCGTCTACCGTCTTACCGGAAACGTACGCAGGGCGACAGCGCATGCCAGTCGGTGA
- a CDS encoding acyltransferase — protein sequence MRAERNRCADLLRVCAIGAVVAGHWLLVDVTYRDGRLSGLDALDHVGWVRWPTLLLQVMPVFFLVGGYANAVSWQARRQQGEDWRSWVQGRAVRLLWPTTVYAAVCALAAVVARLAGAEPAVLARAGWLVALHLWFLPVYLLLIALTPLLHAAHRRWGLAVPTVMALGAAGVDVLVLGPRLPVIGFANYLLVWGAMHQWGFAWQDGTLTTPRWRCRALAAGGVVLLAALLGWGPFPVDMIGAGTRVGNTNPPSIALLAFAAAQTGLLLMAEPALQRLLTRPRLWQRVSHLNQAVMTVYLWHMIPVILVAVAFYPTGLAPQPAIGSIAWLALRIPWLALLTAALIPFTLALLRAQRPLRRLPAGVGPTAWWSPLLLVCGLAACFLPLTALAIGGFAPAGRLAALPLVLYTVGLTGIVCSGGPPPRHPGGGDPEDAGDPGSRQGPVLRACRRPESLDRRRHSPAGRCGGARVPIDPKPNEEISS from the coding sequence GTGAGGGCGGAACGGAACCGCTGTGCGGACCTGCTGCGTGTGTGCGCGATCGGCGCGGTGGTGGCCGGTCACTGGCTGTTGGTCGACGTCACCTACCGGGACGGTCGGCTGTCCGGACTCGACGCGCTCGACCACGTCGGCTGGGTCCGCTGGCCCACCCTGTTGCTGCAGGTCATGCCGGTCTTCTTCCTTGTCGGTGGGTACGCCAACGCGGTGTCCTGGCAGGCCCGTCGGCAACAGGGCGAGGACTGGCGGTCCTGGGTACAGGGGCGGGCGGTGCGTTTGCTGTGGCCGACGACGGTGTACGCGGCGGTGTGCGCGCTCGCCGCAGTCGTGGCCCGCCTCGCGGGCGCGGAACCCGCTGTGCTGGCCCGGGCAGGCTGGCTGGTGGCGCTGCACCTGTGGTTCCTGCCGGTCTACCTGCTGCTGATCGCCTTGACCCCGCTCCTGCACGCGGCGCACCGCCGTTGGGGGCTGGCCGTGCCAACGGTGATGGCCCTGGGAGCCGCCGGGGTGGACGTGCTGGTACTCGGCCCCCGGCTGCCGGTGATCGGCTTCGCGAACTACCTTTTGGTGTGGGGGGCGATGCATCAGTGGGGATTCGCCTGGCAGGACGGAACGCTGACCACCCCGCGATGGCGATGCCGAGCCTTGGCGGCGGGGGGCGTCGTGCTCCTGGCTGCACTGCTGGGCTGGGGCCCGTTTCCCGTCGACATGATCGGTGCCGGCACGCGGGTGGGCAATACGAACCCACCGTCGATCGCCTTGCTGGCGTTCGCCGCTGCCCAGACCGGCCTTCTGCTGATGGCCGAACCCGCGCTGCAACGCCTGCTCACCCGCCCCCGCCTGTGGCAACGGGTCTCCCACCTCAACCAGGCGGTCATGACCGTCTACCTGTGGCACATGATCCCGGTGATCCTGGTGGCCGTCGCCTTCTACCCCACGGGCCTGGCACCCCAGCCCGCCATAGGCTCCATCGCGTGGCTGGCACTGCGCATCCCCTGGCTCGCTCTCCTGACCGCTGCCCTGATCCCGTTCACCCTGGCCCTTCTGCGGGCCCAGCGCCCGCTCCGCCGCCTTCCCGCAGGCGTGGGTCCGACGGCCTGGTGGTCCCCCTTGCTCCTGGTGTGCGGCCTGGCCGCTTGCTTCCTGCCCCTGACCGCCCTTGCCATCGGCGGCTTCGCTCCCGCCGGCCGGCTCGCGGCCCTCCCGCTGGTGCTCTACACCGTCGGTCTCACGGGCATCGTGTGCTCCGGCGGCCCGCCACCTCGACACCCCGGAGGTGGGGATCCCGAGGATGCCGGGGACCCAGGGAGCCGGCAGGGGCCCGTGCTTCGGGCATGCCGACGCCCGGAGTCCCTCGACAGACGCCGTCACAGCCCTGCCGGGCGGTGCGGCGGGGCAAGGGTGCCTATTGATCCGAAACCCAATGAGGAAATTTCATCCTGA
- the mdlC gene encoding benzoylformate decarboxylase produces MTYDLLRTLRLTTVFGNPGSTEQPFLQDFPADFRYVLALQEASVIAMADAFAQVTRRPALVNLHSAAGPGNAMGNLISAYRGNTPLIVTSGQQHRELMIGEPYLGNPESTTLLKPWVKWSYEPARAQDVPEAFMRAYSIALQPPAGPVHLSIPMDDWKEPLSAFTRVRTVSDRVAPDAERLRGFADRISASRRPALVFGPEVDRAGGWDGAVALAEKLRAAVYGAPLLDRASFPEDHPLFRGPLGMSARTIGDRLTGHDLVVVIGAEVFRYYPYVPNDYLPAGTELLQITVSPDVAAAARVGDSLIGDPKAAIELLLDMVAQGSARTAPEPMARPRELPQVPNSPLTPPEVYATLSRVRPPDAVIANESTSTMAQQVEWLPTVRTGSFFATASGGIGWGTPAAVGVALGDRDRGVERPVVGLIGDGSFQYSVQAIWTAAQHNLPIIYVVMRNQEYSILKSFAVLEETPGVPGLDLPGLDIASVARGFGCRGVDVETTEDLEREFKAALTAGTTTVIVVPTQPQKAML; encoded by the coding sequence GTGACCTACGATCTGCTGCGGACTCTCCGCCTCACCACGGTCTTCGGTAATCCCGGTTCCACCGAACAACCGTTTCTGCAGGATTTCCCGGCGGACTTCAGGTATGTACTGGCACTGCAGGAGGCCTCCGTCATCGCGATGGCCGACGCCTTCGCGCAAGTCACCCGGCGCCCGGCACTGGTCAACCTGCACTCCGCGGCCGGTCCGGGCAACGCCATGGGAAACCTGATATCGGCCTACCGCGGGAACACTCCCTTGATCGTCACCTCGGGACAGCAGCACCGTGAACTGATGATCGGGGAGCCATACTTGGGTAACCCGGAGTCCACCACGTTGCTGAAGCCATGGGTGAAGTGGTCCTACGAGCCGGCCCGCGCCCAGGATGTACCGGAGGCGTTCATGCGGGCCTACTCGATCGCACTGCAGCCACCGGCAGGACCGGTTCACCTGTCCATTCCCATGGACGACTGGAAGGAGCCGTTGTCCGCCTTCACGCGTGTGCGGACGGTGAGCGACCGGGTCGCTCCCGACGCGGAGCGGCTGCGCGGTTTCGCCGATCGCATCTCCGCCAGCCGTCGTCCCGCGCTGGTCTTCGGGCCGGAGGTGGATCGCGCCGGCGGATGGGACGGGGCCGTGGCCCTGGCGGAGAAGCTGCGCGCGGCAGTCTACGGCGCCCCGCTCCTGGACCGCGCATCCTTCCCGGAGGACCATCCCCTCTTCCGCGGTCCGCTCGGCATGTCGGCGAGGACCATCGGCGACCGGCTGACCGGACACGACCTGGTGGTCGTGATCGGCGCGGAGGTGTTCCGCTACTACCCCTACGTGCCCAACGACTACCTCCCCGCAGGGACCGAACTGCTGCAGATCACCGTGTCCCCCGACGTCGCCGCGGCAGCACGCGTGGGCGACAGCCTCATCGGTGATCCCAAGGCGGCGATCGAGCTGCTCCTGGACATGGTCGCGCAGGGATCCGCGCGGACTGCTCCGGAGCCAATGGCGCGGCCCCGTGAGCTGCCACAGGTGCCGAACAGCCCGCTCACCCCACCGGAGGTCTATGCCACCCTGAGCAGGGTCCGGCCGCCCGACGCGGTCATCGCCAACGAATCGACCTCCACGATGGCACAGCAGGTCGAGTGGCTTCCCACGGTCAGGACCGGATCGTTCTTCGCCACGGCCAGCGGAGGGATCGGCTGGGGCACCCCGGCTGCGGTGGGCGTCGCGCTCGGCGACCGGGACAGGGGCGTCGAACGGCCGGTGGTCGGCCTGATCGGCGACGGTTCCTTCCAGTACTCCGTGCAGGCCATCTGGACGGCGGCCCAGCACAACCTCCCGATCATCTACGTGGTCATGCGCAACCAGGAGTACTCCATCCTGAAGTCGTTCGCGGTGCTGGAGGAGACTCCGGGCGTTCCGGGACTCGACCTGCCGGGGCTCGACATCGCCTCCGTGGCCCGCGGCTTCGGATGTCGTGGGGTCGACGTGGAGACCACCGAGGATCTGGAGCGGGAATTCAAAGCGGCCCTGACCGCCGGCACCACCACAGTCATCGTGGTGCCCACGCAACCTCAGAAAGCCATGTTGTAG
- a CDS encoding helix-turn-helix transcriptional regulator, translating into MGTVDIQRAGQDVGVDLAGVARLLADGTRAAFCLALLDGRAWTANELARYAGVAPSTATSHLNLLVNGGLLVEERHGRHRYVRVADRRVIELIESLAALAPKHSPRPRSLSASGRQQALARARLCYDHLAGTTALAITDAMVEHGLLEWGPEPGLTGKGALWLAEVGITVPVGSRRPPVRACLDWTERRPHLAGAVGAALSAHALATGWMTRIGTSRALLVTPVGRRALHDHLGLPPAEL; encoded by the coding sequence ATGGGCACCGTGGACATTCAGCGCGCAGGCCAGGATGTGGGTGTGGACCTGGCGGGCGTGGCCAGACTGCTGGCCGACGGCACCCGGGCCGCCTTCTGCCTCGCGCTGCTCGACGGCCGGGCCTGGACGGCGAACGAGCTCGCGCGCTATGCCGGAGTCGCGCCGTCCACTGCGACCTCGCACCTGAACCTGCTCGTAAACGGCGGGCTCCTCGTCGAGGAGCGGCACGGACGCCACCGCTACGTACGGGTGGCCGACCGCAGAGTGATCGAACTGATCGAGAGCCTTGCCGCGCTGGCCCCGAAGCACAGCCCCCGGCCACGCTCGCTGTCGGCCTCCGGCCGGCAGCAGGCACTGGCCCGCGCCCGGCTGTGCTACGACCACCTGGCCGGAACCACCGCGCTGGCTATCACCGACGCGATGGTCGAACACGGACTCCTGGAGTGGGGGCCCGAGCCGGGCCTGACCGGCAAGGGCGCCCTCTGGCTTGCCGAGGTCGGCATCACGGTGCCCGTCGGCTCACGCCGGCCACCGGTGCGCGCCTGCCTCGACTGGACCGAGCGCCGTCCCCACCTGGCCGGCGCGGTGGGCGCCGCCCTGTCCGCCCACGCACTTGCCACCGGGTGGATGACGCGCATCGGAACCAGCCGCGCCCTCCTCGTGACACCCGTCGGCCGCCGGGCACTGCACGACCACCTGGGCCTGCCACCAGCTGAACTCTGA
- a CDS encoding NF041680 family putative transposase — MSLSHHVVPQDPFVGLSRFRGEFYSCLTKRADALFELADAVLCSDGPVRSLVELSLVGEHRRGHGGLHDALSAGRVDAARLRRALATVPLPRASDGRLVLAADLTCWLRPSAHTSPQRILCHTYGRGKDQHIPVPGWPYSVICALETGRSSWTAPLDALRLSPGDDAATVTARQMRELVERLITAGQWKDGDLEILIVVDAGYDVPRLAFLLKDLPVQVLGRMRSDRVPRRAPCREPGVRGRPPRHGSEFVFGDPDTWNTPDAQTVTETRLYGTAVARAWDRLRPRLTHRSAWTAQLGALPVIEGTVIRLQVDHLPSGATPKPVWLWWSGTDATETAVDTLWQAYLRRFDIEHTFRLFKQTLGRTCPKIRAPEAADRWTWLILTVFTQLRLARPLTTDLHRPWEKPSPADRLTPARVRRDFRHLRPKATCPARAPKSSRPGPGRPPGRRNNQPTARYDVHTVGKPGPAKQRTKKSTSPRPRRTG, encoded by the coding sequence ATGAGTCTGTCGCATCATGTCGTCCCGCAGGATCCGTTTGTGGGACTGTCACGCTTCCGGGGTGAGTTCTACTCCTGTCTGACCAAACGAGCGGATGCTCTGTTCGAGCTCGCGGACGCGGTGTTGTGCTCCGATGGGCCGGTCCGGTCGCTGGTGGAACTGTCACTGGTGGGCGAACACCGGCGTGGACACGGCGGGCTCCACGACGCCCTGTCCGCGGGCCGGGTCGACGCTGCCCGGCTGCGACGGGCCCTGGCGACGGTGCCGCTGCCACGGGCGTCGGACGGCCGGCTGGTCCTGGCCGCCGACCTGACCTGCTGGCTACGGCCCAGCGCGCACACCTCACCGCAGCGGATCCTGTGCCACACCTACGGCCGGGGCAAGGACCAGCACATTCCCGTTCCCGGCTGGCCGTACTCGGTGATCTGTGCACTGGAAACGGGCCGCAGTTCGTGGACCGCGCCACTGGATGCACTACGGCTGTCGCCGGGTGACGACGCCGCCACTGTCACCGCCAGGCAGATGCGCGAGCTCGTCGAACGGCTCATCACAGCCGGGCAGTGGAAGGACGGCGACCTGGAGATCCTGATCGTGGTGGATGCCGGCTACGACGTGCCCCGCCTGGCCTTCCTCCTGAAGGACCTGCCGGTGCAGGTGCTGGGCCGGATGCGCTCGGATCGAGTCCCGCGACGTGCCCCCTGCCGCGAGCCGGGTGTCCGGGGCCGTCCGCCCCGCCACGGCAGCGAGTTCGTCTTCGGTGACCCCGACACCTGGAACACTCCCGATGCCCAGACGGTGACCGAGACCCGCCTCTACGGCACCGCCGTCGCACGGGCCTGGGACCGGCTCCGTCCAAGACTGACCCATCGCTCGGCCTGGACGGCTCAGCTTGGCGCCCTGCCGGTCATCGAGGGCACCGTGATCCGCTTGCAGGTCGACCACCTGCCCAGCGGGGCAACACCGAAGCCGGTCTGGCTGTGGTGGTCAGGCACCGATGCCACGGAAACCGCCGTCGACACGCTCTGGCAGGCATACCTGCGACGCTTCGACATCGAACACACCTTCCGGCTGTTCAAGCAGACCCTGGGCCGAACCTGCCCGAAGATCCGCGCCCCTGAAGCCGCCGACCGCTGGACCTGGTTGATCCTCACGGTTTTCACCCAGCTCCGGCTCGCCCGCCCACTGACGACGGACCTGCACCGACCATGGGAGAAGCCGAGTCCCGCGGACAGACTCACCCCTGCCCGAGTTCGCCGCGATTTTCGGCACCTCCGGCCGAAGGCCACCTGCCCGGCCAGAGCACCGAAATCCTCTCGGCCAGGCCCAGGACGGCCACCCGGCCGCAGGAACAACCAACCCACTGCACGCTATGACGTGCACACAGTCGGTAAACCAGGCCCCGCGAAACAACGGACGAAGAAGTCAACGAGCCCTCGTCCACGCCGCACAGGTTAA
- a CDS encoding GNAT family N-acetyltransferase, with translation MPASDTAVTASHQPKPQTDWVLTDAPNPEDAAAISGALDRFNIEHTGIADRRPLAVLVRDPETRQVVGGLTGRTSLGLFFLDLFYLPPRLRGSGLGTELLRQAEDEARARGCRTAVLYTITFQAPGFYQKHGWKRLGEVPCDPPGTSRVFMTKELTAPTGEPVRSR, from the coding sequence ATGCCTGCGTCCGACACTGCCGTCACCGCCTCCCACCAGCCCAAACCCCAGACGGACTGGGTGCTCACCGACGCCCCCAACCCGGAGGACGCCGCGGCAATCTCCGGCGCGCTGGACCGCTTCAACATCGAACACACGGGAATCGCCGACCGCAGACCTCTGGCCGTCCTGGTCCGTGATCCCGAAACGCGCCAGGTGGTCGGCGGACTGACCGGGCGTACCTCGCTCGGGCTGTTCTTCCTCGACCTCTTCTACCTGCCGCCCCGGCTGCGTGGTAGCGGGCTGGGAACAGAGCTACTCCGGCAGGCCGAGGACGAGGCTCGTGCCCGTGGCTGCCGCACGGCCGTGCTCTACACCATCACCTTCCAGGCCCCCGGCTTCTACCAGAAACACGGGTGGAAGCGGCTCGGAGAGGTGCCCTGCGATCCGCCAGGCACCAGCCGCGTCTTCATGACCAAAGAACTCACCGCACCGACCGGTGAACCAGTCCGGTCCCGGTAA